In one Bacillus thuringiensis genomic region, the following are encoded:
- a CDS encoding response regulator transcription factor, with protein MKRISILIADDEAEIADLIEIHLEKEGYHVVKAADGEEAIHVIETQPIDLVVLDIMMPKMDGYEVTRQIRAKHHMPIIFLSAKTSDFDKVTGLVLGADDYMTKPFTPIELVARVNAQLRRFLTLNQPKVAENKSALEVGGVVIDPERRTVNVYGEQVELTPKEFDILYLLASHPKKVYNVENIFQQVWADDYYEGGNTVMVHIRTLRKKLGEDKRKDKLIKTVWGVGYTFNG; from the coding sequence ATGAAGCGCATTTCAATTTTAATAGCGGATGATGAGGCAGAAATTGCTGATTTAATTGAGATACATTTAGAAAAAGAAGGGTACCACGTCGTGAAAGCAGCTGATGGAGAAGAGGCAATTCATGTTATTGAAACGCAGCCAATCGATTTAGTGGTTTTAGATATTATGATGCCGAAAATGGATGGGTATGAAGTGACGCGCCAAATTCGTGCGAAGCATCATATGCCAATCATTTTCTTAAGTGCGAAAACGTCTGATTTTGATAAGGTGACAGGTTTAGTATTAGGCGCAGATGATTATATGACGAAGCCTTTTACACCGATTGAATTAGTTGCACGTGTAAATGCACAATTACGCCGATTTCTTACGTTAAATCAGCCGAAAGTAGCGGAGAATAAATCAGCTTTAGAGGTAGGCGGAGTCGTTATTGATCCGGAGCGAAGAACGGTAAATGTGTACGGAGAACAAGTTGAATTAACACCGAAAGAGTTTGATATTTTATATTTATTAGCGAGCCATCCGAAGAAAGTGTACAATGTGGAAAATATTTTTCAGCAAGTATGGGCGGATGATTATTATGAAGGCGGAAATACAGTTATGGTACATATTCGTACATTGAGGAAAAAACTTGGAGAAGATAAAAGAAAGGACAAGTTAATAAAAACAGTGTGGGGAGTAGGGTATACTTTCAATGGCTAA
- the menC gene encoding o-succinylbenzoate synthase — protein sequence MEIKKATLHITEMPLVIPFAASYGTYKKRESIVIELEDTDGYIGFGEVVAFSEPWYTEETVKTALHVLQDFLLPDLLKAEISHPNEVPGLFKHIKRNRMAKAGIEGAVWDLYAKRQKKSLATVLGGTSDEIEVGVVIGLNTIPVMLKQIEKYAEEGYERFKVKIKPEHDYELLKEIRKEFPYIPLMADANSAYTLGDTERLKRLDEFQLMMIEQPLADYDFLDHAELQKKIETPICLDESIHSLEDARVAITLGSCQIVNIKPGRVGGLTESVQIHNYCMEHNISVWCGGMVEMGISRAQNVALASLPNFTIPGDISASSRHWERDIISPEVMLESGKVMVPQSVEAEYEVDRGRLAEITKQRLALER from the coding sequence GTGGAAATAAAAAAAGCGACGCTACATATAACGGAAATGCCACTCGTAATCCCGTTTGCTGCAAGCTACGGGACGTATAAAAAGCGTGAAAGTATCGTTATTGAATTAGAAGATACGGACGGATACATTGGATTTGGCGAAGTCGTTGCGTTTTCTGAACCGTGGTACACGGAAGAAACAGTGAAGACAGCGCTACATGTACTTCAAGATTTTTTATTACCGGATTTATTAAAGGCGGAGATTTCTCATCCGAATGAAGTACCTGGTTTGTTCAAACATATAAAGAGAAACCGAATGGCAAAGGCCGGAATAGAGGGGGCTGTTTGGGATTTATATGCGAAGCGCCAAAAGAAATCGCTAGCGACAGTACTTGGCGGAACTAGTGATGAAATTGAAGTCGGCGTTGTAATTGGCCTTAATACGATTCCAGTTATGTTAAAACAAATCGAGAAGTATGCAGAAGAAGGATACGAGCGTTTTAAAGTGAAAATAAAGCCAGAGCATGATTACGAATTATTGAAAGAGATTCGAAAAGAGTTTCCGTATATCCCGCTAATGGCAGATGCAAATTCAGCATATACATTAGGGGATACGGAGAGGCTGAAACGACTAGATGAATTCCAATTAATGATGATTGAACAACCGTTAGCCGATTATGATTTTCTTGATCACGCGGAGTTGCAAAAGAAAATTGAAACGCCCATTTGTTTAGATGAAAGTATTCATAGTTTAGAAGATGCACGCGTTGCGATTACCCTTGGTAGCTGCCAAATTGTGAACATTAAACCAGGGCGAGTGGGCGGATTAACAGAATCGGTTCAAATCCATAATTATTGCATGGAGCATAACATATCAGTTTGGTGCGGCGGTATGGTAGAGATGGGGATTTCACGAGCGCAAAATGTTGCCCTTGCTTCACTGCCGAACTTTACGATTCCAGGTGATATATCTGCTTCTAGTAGGCACTGGGAGAGGGATATTATTTCGCCGGAAGTGATGCTTGAGAGCGGGAAAGTGATGGTGCCGCAAAGTGTTGAAGCTGAGTATGAAGTAGATCGCGGAAGGCTGGCGGAGATTACGAAGCAGCGGCTTGCTTTGGAGCGGTAA
- a CDS encoding o-succinylbenzoate--CoA ligase, whose protein sequence is METMPNWLMQRAFLTPDRTAIEIEEEKVTFMQLHEKVVSVCEHLTHVGVKRGQKVAVLMKNGMEMITVIHALSYVGAVAVLLNTRLSREELLWQMDDAEVICLVTDQDFEAKDIPVYSFAEVMNGPKEEASIQEEFSLEEAMTIIYTSGTTGKPKGVILTYGNHWSSAVGSALNLGLRDDDCWLACMPMFHVGGLSLLMKNIMYGMRILLVPKYDADFIHKALQTRGVTIISVVSKMLTDLLERLGEGAYPSSLRCMLLGGGPAPKPLLETCVDKGIPVYQTYGMTETSSQICTLSADYMLTKVGSAGKPLFQCQLRIEKDGVVVSPFAEGEIVVKGPNVTGGYFNREDATRETIQNGWLHTGDLGYLDEEGFLYVLDRRSDLIISGGENIYPAQIEEVLLSHPMVAEAGVVGMTDDKWGQVPAAFVVKNGEVTEEEILHFCEEKLAKYKVPKKACFLEELPRNASKKLLRRELRQLVEEM, encoded by the coding sequence ATGGAGACGATGCCAAATTGGTTAATGCAACGTGCATTTTTAACACCAGATCGCACTGCAATTGAAATAGAGGAAGAGAAAGTTACTTTTATGCAGCTGCATGAAAAAGTAGTATCTGTTTGTGAACACCTCACGCATGTTGGAGTGAAGCGTGGGCAAAAGGTGGCTGTTCTGATGAAAAATGGTATGGAGATGATTACAGTTATTCACGCCCTATCTTACGTAGGTGCAGTAGCTGTGCTTTTAAATACGCGTCTTTCAAGAGAAGAGCTACTTTGGCAAATGGATGATGCTGAAGTTATTTGTTTAGTGACGGATCAAGATTTTGAGGCTAAAGATATTCCTGTATATTCATTCGCCGAAGTGATGAATGGACCAAAAGAGGAAGCCTCTATACAAGAAGAGTTTTCTTTAGAAGAAGCGATGACAATTATTTATACGTCTGGGACGACAGGGAAACCGAAAGGCGTTATTTTAACGTACGGGAATCACTGGTCAAGCGCGGTTGGCTCTGCGCTTAACTTAGGCCTTCGTGATGACGATTGCTGGTTAGCTTGTATGCCGATGTTCCACGTTGGCGGGCTATCTCTTTTAATGAAAAATATTATGTATGGCATGCGCATTTTACTCGTTCCGAAATATGATGCTGATTTTATTCATAAAGCACTTCAAACGAGAGGCGTTACGATTATTTCTGTCGTTTCTAAAATGTTGACTGATTTATTAGAGAGACTTGGAGAAGGGGCATACCCATCTTCTTTAAGATGCATGTTACTTGGTGGAGGACCAGCGCCGAAACCACTATTAGAAACGTGTGTAGATAAAGGAATTCCTGTATATCAAACGTACGGTATGACAGAAACGTCTTCACAAATTTGTACGTTATCAGCTGATTACATGTTAACGAAAGTAGGATCAGCCGGAAAACCACTATTTCAGTGCCAACTCCGTATTGAAAAAGATGGCGTAGTAGTGTCGCCATTTGCGGAAGGTGAGATCGTAGTAAAAGGACCAAACGTAACAGGCGGTTATTTTAACCGCGAAGATGCGACGCGCGAAACAATTCAAAACGGATGGCTTCATACTGGTGACCTCGGTTATTTAGACGAAGAAGGATTTTTATACGTATTAGATCGACGCAGTGATTTAATTATTTCTGGCGGAGAGAATATATATCCGGCTCAAATTGAAGAAGTGTTGCTTTCTCATCCGATGGTTGCGGAAGCAGGTGTGGTCGGGATGACTGACGATAAATGGGGACAAGTACCGGCTGCTTTTGTTGTAAAAAATGGAGAAGTAACAGAAGAAGAAATTCTTCATTTTTGCGAGGAGAAATTAGCGAAATATAAAGTGCCGAAAAAAGCATGTTTCTTAGAGGAATTACCACGAAACGCTTCGAAAAAATTGTTAAGACGAGAGTTAAGACAATTAGTGGAGGAGATGTAG
- the menB gene encoding 1,4-dihydroxy-2-naphthoyl-CoA synthase, producing MAIEWVKEGNYEDIIYSTYNGIAKISINRPEVHNAFRPKTVMELIDAFAHARDDANVGVIILTGEGGRAFCSGGDQKVRGHGGYVGDDQIPRLNVLDLQRLIRAIPKPVIAMVAGYAIGGGHVLHIVCDLTIAADNAVFGQTGPKVGSFDGGYGAGYLARMVGHKKAREIWYLCRQYNAQEALDMGLVNTVVPLEQLEAETVQWAEEILANSPMALRFLKAAFNADTDGLAGIQQLAGDATLLYYTTDEAKEGRDAFKEKRSPDFGQFPRFP from the coding sequence ATGGCTATTGAATGGGTAAAAGAAGGCAATTACGAAGATATTATTTATTCAACATACAATGGTATCGCAAAGATTTCGATTAACCGCCCTGAAGTACATAACGCATTCCGTCCTAAAACGGTAATGGAGTTAATCGACGCTTTTGCACATGCTCGTGATGATGCAAATGTTGGCGTTATCATTTTAACAGGTGAAGGTGGACGTGCATTCTGTTCTGGCGGCGACCAAAAAGTTCGCGGTCATGGTGGATATGTAGGTGACGACCAAATCCCTCGTTTAAATGTATTAGATTTACAACGTCTAATTCGCGCAATTCCTAAACCAGTTATCGCAATGGTAGCAGGTTATGCAATCGGTGGAGGACACGTACTTCATATCGTATGTGATTTAACAATCGCTGCAGACAATGCTGTATTTGGACAAACAGGTCCTAAAGTAGGAAGCTTTGACGGTGGATACGGAGCTGGTTACTTAGCTCGTATGGTAGGACACAAGAAAGCTCGCGAAATTTGGTACCTATGCCGCCAATATAACGCACAAGAAGCGCTTGATATGGGCTTAGTAAACACAGTAGTACCATTAGAACAACTTGAAGCAGAAACAGTACAATGGGCAGAAGAAATTTTAGCAAACAGCCCAATGGCACTTCGCTTCCTAAAAGCTGCATTCAACGCAGACACAGACGGTCTAGCTGGTATTCAACAACTAGCTGGAGATGCAACGTTATTGTACTACACAACTGACGAAGCAAAAGAAGGTCGCGACGCATTCAAAGAAAAACGCAGTCCGGACTTCGGTCAATTCCCTCGTTTCCCGTGA
- the menH gene encoding 2-succinyl-6-hydroxy-2,4-cyclohexadiene-1-carboxylate synthase yields MNVTLQGVSYEYEVVGSGEPLLLLHGFTGSMETWRSFVPSWSEQFQVILVDIVGHGKTESPEDVTHYDIRNVALQMKELLDYLHIEKAHILGYSMGGRLAITMACLYPEYVHSLLLENCTAGLEREDEREERCEKDERLAHKIEREGIESFVTMWENIPLFERQKSLEQNVQEAVRKERLANNPKGLANSLRGMGTGAQPSWWNELQNLKMPVLLMNGEHDEKFFRILKNIEKCVSDAKFVKIDGAGHAIHVEQPEKFDTIVKGFLKTMQ; encoded by the coding sequence ATGAACGTAACACTGCAAGGTGTATCGTATGAATATGAAGTAGTCGGAAGCGGGGAACCACTTCTACTTCTTCATGGTTTTACGGGAAGCATGGAAACGTGGCGTTCTTTCGTTCCTTCTTGGAGCGAGCAATTTCAAGTCATTTTAGTAGACATTGTTGGGCACGGAAAAACAGAAAGCCCTGAAGATGTGACGCATTATGATATTCGAAATGTAGCATTGCAAATGAAAGAACTACTAGATTATCTTCATATTGAAAAAGCGCACATACTCGGCTATTCAATGGGCGGTAGACTGGCAATTACGATGGCATGTCTATATCCAGAATATGTACATTCTCTTTTATTAGAAAATTGTACAGCTGGGCTTGAAAGGGAAGATGAGCGGGAAGAACGCTGTGAAAAAGATGAGCGACTTGCTCACAAAATTGAGCGAGAAGGCATCGAAAGTTTTGTAACAATGTGGGAAAATATTCCGCTATTTGAAAGGCAAAAAAGTTTAGAACAAAACGTACAAGAAGCAGTGCGAAAAGAAAGACTTGCTAACAATCCAAAAGGGCTCGCAAATAGCTTGCGCGGCATGGGAACAGGGGCTCAGCCTTCTTGGTGGAATGAGCTGCAAAACTTAAAAATGCCTGTTCTTTTAATGAACGGGGAGCATGATGAAAAGTTCTTTCGCATATTAAAAAACATCGAAAAATGCGTCTCTGACGCGAAATTTGTCAAAATTGATGGTGCTGGCCATGCAATTCATGTGGAACAACCGGAAAAGTTTGATACAATAGTAAAGGGATTTCTAAAAACTATGCAGTGA